One region of Flavobacterium sp. GSB-24 genomic DNA includes:
- a CDS encoding GAF domain-containing protein: MDIQFFKESPFTTIISFHKLIESFEEIALSDVDYRSNYAKAILKQIESIPELRTGIQDYSVIKDNEALIKNILADLFPTALTQNEIKAVTIPFQNISFNYTERFKKILKNAGDEFYMEIRDFDEHQFYINNCCLILSSYYKQHIDFNKPFFYDIPDESGVEKHYRILYNADFMEIIPTENAIALTQEDIDQLIDNYGDINLWKSKFPKGSWILRGFGIVSLFDATTESAISTLKSNLLKPGAKTVTTDQEVSNIFQSIFNLPKLKVGFIIYNPEEEKFIRPAKYENQLKSFLLSADQEVDCKNAFFGCSFENLLDNKEPFVISNVTKFTEESTNKRLGEHLLSQNINSCIFAPVIRNGHLLGVVELVSENPRDLNSVNATKLELVLPYLTDTIDRYNTDMQHQVEAIIQREYTTIHPSVYWKFKKESQNYFQNLNHTKDYIFKEIVFKNVFPLYGQIDIKSSSEHRNETVKTDLKSQLTALLEIFENQDPNSNLVLLEQRKFELESLRSELDFPLKADTEQHIQRYIEEEIHPILKNTKSNAKNEKLEKLYFESLDEKTGMFYQERKKFDNAMSIINKRLATVLDKKQVEAQQIYPHYYERFKTDGVEHNLYIGASISPTKPFDIMYLHNLRLWQLQTLCEMELEHHELKESLPYELDVTSLILVFSSPLSIRFRMDEKRFDVDGTYNARYEVVKKRIDKSNIKGTNERITEKEKITIVYSQNSEEAEYLKYIKYLQHKKILEPSIEQFEVEDLQGVSGLRAIRVKVINNNSNPGVKKITYQDLLDELN; the protein is encoded by the coding sequence ATGGATATTCAATTTTTTAAAGAAAGTCCCTTCACCACCATTATATCATTTCATAAGCTGATTGAATCTTTTGAAGAAATTGCTTTATCAGACGTTGATTACAGATCGAATTACGCAAAAGCTATTTTAAAACAAATTGAATCTATCCCGGAATTAAGAACTGGGATTCAAGATTATTCGGTTATTAAAGATAATGAAGCTTTAATTAAAAATATTTTAGCCGATTTATTCCCAACAGCTTTAACGCAAAACGAAATAAAAGCGGTTACAATTCCATTTCAAAACATCTCCTTCAATTATACAGAACGTTTCAAAAAAATTCTAAAAAACGCTGGAGACGAATTTTATATGGAAATTCGTGATTTCGACGAGCATCAATTTTACATTAATAACTGCTGTTTGATTTTGAGCAGTTACTATAAACAACATATCGATTTCAACAAACCATTTTTCTATGATATTCCAGACGAAAGCGGTGTCGAAAAACATTATCGTATTTTGTACAATGCAGATTTCATGGAAATTATTCCGACTGAAAATGCTATTGCGTTAACTCAGGAAGATATCGATCAGCTGATTGATAATTACGGCGATATTAATCTGTGGAAATCTAAATTCCCAAAAGGAAGCTGGATCTTAAGAGGTTTCGGAATTGTTTCTTTATTTGATGCTACAACAGAAAGTGCCATTTCTACATTGAAAAGTAATTTGTTGAAACCTGGAGCTAAAACAGTTACTACAGATCAGGAAGTTTCTAATATTTTCCAGTCTATTTTTAATCTTCCAAAATTAAAAGTTGGGTTTATTATTTACAATCCTGAAGAAGAAAAATTTATTAGACCGGCAAAATACGAAAACCAGCTTAAAAGTTTTTTACTTTCTGCCGATCAGGAAGTCGATTGTAAAAATGCTTTTTTTGGATGTTCATTTGAAAATTTATTAGATAATAAAGAACCTTTTGTGATTTCTAATGTTACTAAATTTACAGAAGAATCGACCAATAAAAGACTGGGAGAGCATCTTTTATCGCAAAACATTAACAGCTGTATTTTTGCTCCCGTTATTAGAAACGGACATTTACTGGGTGTTGTCGAATTGGTTTCTGAAAATCCAAGAGATTTAAATAGTGTGAATGCTACAAAACTAGAATTAGTACTTCCGTATTTAACTGATACAATTGATCGCTACAATACAGACATGCAGCATCAGGTTGAAGCAATTATTCAACGTGAGTACACGACAATTCACCCAAGTGTTTACTGGAAATTCAAAAAAGAATCGCAGAACTATTTTCAAAATTTAAATCATACAAAAGATTATATTTTTAAAGAGATTGTATTTAAAAATGTGTTTCCGCTTTATGGACAAATTGATATTAAAAGTTCTTCAGAACACCGAAATGAAACGGTAAAAACTGATTTAAAAAGCCAGCTTACAGCTCTTTTAGAAATTTTCGAAAATCAGGATCCGAATTCTAATTTGGTTCTTTTGGAACAAAGAAAATTTGAATTAGAATCCCTTCGAAGTGAATTAGATTTCCCTCTAAAAGCTGATACGGAACAGCATATCCAACGTTATATCGAAGAAGAAATTCACCCGATCCTTAAAAACACAAAAAGCAACGCTAAAAACGAAAAATTAGAAAAACTTTACTTTGAAAGTCTGGACGAAAAAACAGGAATGTTTTATCAGGAAAGAAAGAAATTTGACAATGCAATGTCAATCATTAATAAAAGACTGGCAACGGTTTTAGATAAAAAACAAGTTGAAGCGCAGCAAATTTATCCGCATTATTACGAGCGTTTTAAAACGGATGGTGTGGAACACAATTTGTATATCGGAGCTTCAATTTCACCAACCAAACCATTTGATATTATGTACCTGCATAATCTTCGTTTGTGGCAGTTGCAGACTTTATGCGAAATGGAATTGGAGCATCATGAACTTAAGGAATCACTTCCTTATGAATTAGATGTGACGTCATTGATTCTGGTTTTCAGTTCTCCGCTTTCAATTCGTTTTAGAATGGATGAAAAACGCTTTGATGTGGACGGAACTTATAATGCAAGATATGAAGTCGTTAAAAAACGAATTGACAAATCGAACATTAAAGGAACAAACGAAAGAATTACTGAAAAAGAAAAAATCACAATTGTTTATTCTCAAAACAGCGAAGAAGCAGAATATTTAAAATATATTAAATACTTACAGCACAAGAAAATTCTTGAACCTTCGATAGAACAATTTGAAGTTGAAGATCTTCAAGGTGTTTCTGGTTTGAGAGCTATTCGTGTCAAAGTGATCAATAACAATTCAAATCCAGGAGTAAAAAAGATTACTTATCAAGATTTATTAGATGAGCTCAACTAA
- a CDS encoding Pycsar system effector family protein — protein MNLIEQSEDFVSNLLKDKLSNLYSYHNFNHTFTVVSAVKELCKKEDVEGDDKEALLVAAWFHDAGYVEGYDNHEKTSAKIAADFLREKGKSEDFIALVSSLILATVKEYVPKTHLEKIIRDADYAHLMGEEYATTCELLRLELKNTGIVNFSNAEWTRENLNFLLNKHRFYTDYALKKWQPLKEKNLLLIQKKINKQELKAAAAIEEENKKKEKLEKPDRGIDTLFRVTLGNHTRLSGIADSKANILLSVNAIIISIALSSIIPKLDSPKNAHLVIPTFIMLMSSVITIIFAILSTRPKVTSGFFTRNDVEAKKVNLMFFGNFYKMPLEDYDWAMNEMMKDRDYLYSTMIKDLYYLGLVLQRKYNLLRIAYNFFMFGLIITVIAFVIAFKSI, from the coding sequence ATGAATCTAATAGAACAATCCGAAGATTTCGTCAGTAATTTACTCAAAGATAAACTTTCTAATTTATATTCTTATCATAATTTTAACCATACTTTCACCGTAGTTTCTGCGGTAAAAGAACTGTGTAAAAAAGAAGATGTGGAAGGTGATGATAAAGAAGCACTTCTGGTTGCAGCATGGTTTCACGATGCTGGATATGTTGAAGGATATGACAATCATGAAAAAACGAGTGCTAAAATAGCGGCCGACTTTTTACGCGAAAAAGGAAAATCAGAGGATTTTATTGCGCTTGTTTCGAGTTTGATTTTGGCAACAGTTAAAGAGTACGTACCCAAAACTCATTTAGAAAAGATCATTAGAGACGCAGATTATGCTCATTTAATGGGAGAAGAATACGCTACAACTTGTGAATTATTGCGTTTGGAGCTAAAAAATACTGGAATAGTAAATTTTTCTAATGCCGAATGGACCAGAGAAAATTTGAATTTTTTATTGAATAAGCACCGCTTTTATACTGATTATGCATTGAAAAAATGGCAGCCTTTAAAAGAAAAAAACCTGCTTCTTATTCAGAAAAAAATAAATAAACAGGAGTTGAAGGCGGCAGCGGCGATTGAAGAAGAAAATAAAAAGAAAGAAAAATTAGAAAAACCAGATCGTGGTATTGATACTTTATTTCGTGTTACACTTGGGAATCATACCCGTTTGAGCGGAATCGCCGATAGTAAAGCTAATATTTTATTGTCTGTAAATGCGATTATAATTTCAATTGCATTATCCTCTATAATTCCAAAATTAGATAGTCCGAAAAATGCCCATTTGGTTATTCCGACATTTATAATGCTGATGTCTAGTGTTATTACAATTATTTTTGCGATTCTATCCACACGTCCAAAAGTAACTTCTGGATTTTTTACACGTAATGACGTAGAAGCAAAAAAAGTGAATTTAATGTTCTTTGGAAATTTCTATAAAATGCCTCTTGAAGATTACGATTGGGCAATGAACGAAATGATGAAGGATAGAGATTACTTATATTCTACAATGATCAAAGATTTGTATTACCTCGGATTGGTTTTACAGCGAAAATATAATTTACTTCGAATTGCCTACAATTTTTTCATGTTCGGATTAATTATCACGGTAATCGCGTTTGTGATCGCTTTTAAATCTATTTAA